ACCGCTCGTCAATCCGAACTGGCTCAATGTTTTGTCCTCCATGGATCGAATCGAGTCTGTACAACGACTCAATTTGATATAGGCGTCTAAAACTTTGACTTCTCTGGCTTTTCCCTTAAAATGCGTGGCCATAAATACTTTAAGATTGAACTAATAGAGTATAGACTGTCTCAGTTTGAAAAAGTCAACAAAAAAAGCTGTAGGAGCTCCTATGAGGTTATAAGTCCTCGGATTGCCGATCTTGCAGGATTTCATAGCCTTTCTGTCCGATGTTCTTCCAACGGATTTTGGCCCTGCCTATACGTCGAAATAAACTCTGAGGACACTTTCCTCCGTGTGTGTCTTCGAGATTACCTTTTCTTTCTTCGGAGGTGCAAGTGTAGTCTTTCCAATTTACGGAAAAATATTTGAAAGTCATTTTTCCCCGAATGTCAGCCCGTGAGATGGGACCGGTGTAGCGAGAATCTGCCGAATTCGTGCGGTTGTCTCCTAGTAGGAAGAATTCGTCCTCTTTCAGGTTGATTTCTTCCTTTTCCATAGCATGGGGAGACGTAAATGGGATCATCGACGTATCATAAAATAATTTGTATTTTTTTGCTCCGATCGTTTCGTAAACCGCATGTAAGCCGTTAACGGGAATATCGTAATCTTCCTGATTTATCTCTTCGGAAGATTCCGTAATCGGAAGTGTCTTGCCGTTGATGGAAATCCTAAGTAAGAAGTAATCACCTTGACTCGATTTTTCTGTCCAAAGGGAAATCTTATCACCCGGCAGTCCGATCACTCTCTGCACGTTATTGCGCTCGGAGCCATCCTCCTTTATTCCGGCCTTGAACGTTAGGATATCCCCTCTCTCCGGATTTAGATCGAATTTCTTTACGAATATGAAATCTCCGATTTGTAAGGAAGGTTCCATTCCCCCGCTTTTCACGTTACTCGGAGTAAATGCGTATTCTTTCGCCAATGCCACCGGAAAATTACAGAAAGTGAATCCGCAGAAAAGATAAATAGAGAATAAGAATATATTAGATTTCACGATCATGCCCGCTGTCGTTTAGTTCGGTTTTGGAACGGGGCTTTTAGGCTCCCGTAGGATCCCAACAAGTTCTAAAGTTTTCGTTCCAAGATTCCATTTCCATTAGATCCTCTTTCGAGAGCGAAAAATCGAAGACCTGAGAGTTTTCTAGGATTCTCTCCTTACGAACGGATTTGGGGATCACCACCATTCCCTTGTCGATGGCCCAACGGATCAGAATTTGGGCCGGAGTCTTTTTGTATTTCGTAGCCATTGCGGAAAGTTTCGGGTCCGAGATTTTTTGTCCATGGGCGAGAGGACTATAGGCCTCCAGGACGATTCCTTTTTCTTTGCATAGTTTTAAAAGATCGTTTTGGTTTAGAAAAGGATGATATTCTACCTGGTTCACCGCAGGTAATATTTCCGCATAACCTAGAAGCTCTCGGATATGAGGGACCGTATAGTTGCTGACTCCGATCGCGCGAACCAATCCTTCTTTATAGGCCTTTTCCAATTCTTTCCAGGCCTGTTTTCGAGTGGAGGCTACGGGAAAATGGATTAAATAGAGGTCGATACTTTCCAATCCTATACTCTTTAGCGAGCCTTCTAGATTCTTGCGCGGATCCCTTTGGTCGGAGTTCCATAATTTGGTGGTAACGAAGATTTCCTCTCTAGGGATCCCGCTTTTTCGGATCGCAGTTCCCACATCGGATTCGTTACCGTAAATCTTTGCGGTATCTATATGTCTGTATCCTGCTTCCAAAGCCCAAAGAACGGCATCGACACATTCTTTTCCGGATCTGGTTTTCCATACTCCTAATCCGAAGACAGGCATTTCGTTTCCGTTATTCAGACGTACGGATTGGTTCAATACTGAGTTTTGCATAGAAGGTTAGACGGTTTTTGGCTCTTTTAGATCCGGAGGTTTTATGAGAAAGTATTTCGACAAGTGTTATGCGTTTAGATCGGAGAAGGAAAGTTTTTCTTCGGCTATGCCTAGGTTTTTTTGCAGGAATCTTTCGGCGTATACCAAATCGGAGTAACTCGGTCCCTTCTCTCCGGCCCAAGAGGATAAAGTCCAGATCCCGAGTAATTCCCTGTCTCCGGGAATTCTTTTATCGTGAAGAGAAACCGCCTGGGCATTGAAAAGAAAATCCAAAAGAAAGGTTTCGGGAGTGCGGGCCGTTTTCTTTAAGGCCACGCACAAAATCTGGATTTCGTTTTCGATCCTAAGGGTCCGTATTTGTCGAATCTCGGCGGGGTCGAATTTACGTTCTCTGGCAAGTAGCACGGAAAGAATCGGAATGGAGGTGGAATATAAGATGCGCATTCCGCTTGAGTCTATTCGGATCTCGGTTTTTCGAAAAAGGACGAAAACCGTGGCTACGGTTAGTATTCCGAGGAAAAGCAGGGAGAATGGAACCAAGAATATTAGAAAAATCATATTTCCCGGTTCCCGTAAGAAGGAAATCAGAATGGTCGCCCAGGCTCCGTAAAAGATCGTAGGGACTAATAGGGAAATCAGACGATTGCCCGCCGACTTTTTCTCCATCAAACGAACTCTTAAGTCTGATCCTAGGGTTTCCGTACGTATCCATTCGGAAACTTGAGGTTCCGCCGGGATCGCATTTTTCAGGATTTCCTTGGAGTGGGGATCCGTAAAAGATCCTTTCGAACGATCCCAAACGGGAAGAGGAAGTTTTTGTTTAAAATCCTCCAGGACTTTTTCCAATGAATTCGGATCCCTAAAGGTCTCTAACAGAATCATACTTCCGTCTTCATGCAGAAGATAAAGGTCC
The sequence above is a segment of the Leptospira wolffii serovar Khorat str. Khorat-H2 genome. Coding sequences within it:
- a CDS encoding aldo/keto reductase, whose product is MQNSVLNQSVRLNNGNEMPVFGLGVWKTRSGKECVDAVLWALEAGYRHIDTAKIYGNESDVGTAIRKSGIPREEIFVTTKLWNSDQRDPRKNLEGSLKSIGLESIDLYLIHFPVASTRKQAWKELEKAYKEGLVRAIGVSNYTVPHIRELLGYAEILPAVNQVEYHPFLNQNDLLKLCKEKGIVLEAYSPLAHGQKISDPKLSAMATKYKKTPAQILIRWAIDKGMVVIPKSVRKERILENSQVFDFSLSKEDLMEMESWNENFRTCWDPTGA
- the lepB gene encoding signal peptidase I, whose product is MIVKSNIFLFSIYLFCGFTFCNFPVALAKEYAFTPSNVKSGGMEPSLQIGDFIFVKKFDLNPERGDILTFKAGIKEDGSERNNVQRVIGLPGDKISLWTEKSSQGDYFLLRISINGKTLPITESSEEINQEDYDIPVNGLHAVYETIGAKKYKLFYDTSMIPFTSPHAMEKEEINLKEDEFFLLGDNRTNSADSRYTGPISRADIRGKMTFKYFSVNWKDYTCTSEERKGNLEDTHGGKCPQSLFRRIGRAKIRWKNIGQKGYEILQDRQSEDL